From a region of the Sminthopsis crassicaudata isolate SCR6 chromosome 6, ASM4859323v1, whole genome shotgun sequence genome:
- the LOC141547401 gene encoding vomeronasal type-1 receptor 3-like, which translates to MLTFDEILGIAYLLLTIVGFVGNCKLLFLNSFSFFTAQRTRSKNLIIINLAFSNVMVLLFRGIPTTTRLWRIICLLNDTGIKIITYMQKLSRSLSLCSTCLLSVFQAIIISPTNSIWAQLKMRAPKYIIPCILLCWISNLLLDVILFQYLDSLKNITENKYDCHTGFRNLDVYNKNHVIIVTVLCVYDTLVMCLMTFSSSYMISILYIHKKNISYIHNNNLSTKISHETIATQAILLLVGTFVLLNVFSPIFVLFMFHFKCRKTWITHTSAFLSLWYPAVCPFILISIDNQIHRSCAYC; encoded by the coding sequence ATGCTGACTTTTGATGAAATTCTGGGGATAGCATATCTACTACTAACTATAGTTGGATTCGTAGGGAATTGTAAACTCCTCTTTCTAAAcagctttagtttcttcactgCTCAAAGAACAAGATCTAAAAACCTAATTATCATCAATTTGGCTTTTTCCAATGTCATGGTACTTCTCTTTAGGGGAATACCTACTACAACAAGACTTTGGAGGATTATATGTCTTCTGAATGATACCGGGATTAAAATTATAACATACATGCAAAAACTAAGCCGGAGCCTTTCCTTGTGTAGCACCTGCCTCTTGAGTGTCTTCCAGGCCATCATAATTAGTCCCACCAATTCCATTTGGGCACAGCTCAAAATGAGAGCACCAAAGTATATCATTCCATGCATTCTTCTTTGTTGGATCTCCAATCTACTATTAGATGTGATTCTGTTTCAATACCTTGATAGTCTAAAGAatataacagaaaataaatatgattgCCACACAGGATTCAGAAATCTagatgtatataataaaaatcatgtaATAATTGTAACAGTATTATGTGTTTATGATACTTTGGTTATGTGTCTCATGACCTTTTCTAGTTCCTACATGATCTCAATCCTAtatatacacaagaaaaatataagttatattcataataataacCTCTCCACAAAAATATCCCATGAAACTATAGCCACTCAAGCTATCTTGCTTCTTGTAGGTACCTTTGTTTTGTTGAATGTATTCAGTcccatttttgttctatttatgttccattttaaatgcagaaagacCTGGATAACACACACCTCAGCCTTTCTGTCCCTATGGTATCCTGCGGTCTGCCCTTTTATTCTTATCAGCATTGACAACCAGATCCACAGAAGTTGTGCTTATTGTTAG
- the LOC141547689 gene encoding LOW QUALITY PROTEIN: vomeronasal type-1 receptor 1-like (The sequence of the model RefSeq protein was modified relative to this genomic sequence to represent the inferred CDS: deleted 2 bases in 2 codons), with amino-acid sequence MLTFDEILGIVYLLLGFLGDCILFFLNSFSFYIVYRIRLRNLIIMHLSFSNVMVLFFRGIPARIKLWRVKCLRDDTGIKIIIYMQTLGRNFSLYSTCFLSVFQAIIIILTISFWAQFKMRTPKCIIVCILLCWIFNLFLNMVLFLYHDSPKNRTDSKYGCNTEDRYLNEYNKNQAKMALIICIYNYLFVCLMPFSSVDTVSILYKHKKHVSHIHTNSLSTKKSHETIASQGILILVSIFVCFKVFSQIFALCMFYFNYTHNWMIHTSIFFSLWYPAVSPLILISIDSQIPRTCVHR; translated from the exons ATGTTGACTTTTGATGAAATTCTAGGGATAGTATATCTGCTACTTGGATTTCTAGGGGATTGCATCCTCTTCTTTCTAAACAGCTTTAGTTTTTACATTGTTTATAGAATAAGACTTAGAAATCTAATTATCATGCATTTGTCT TTTTCCAATGTCATGGTACTTTTCTTTAGGGGAATACCAGCTAGAATAAAACTTTGGAGGGTGAAATGTCTTCGGGATGATACTGGGATTAAAATCATAATATACATGCAGACACTAGGCCGAAACTTTTCCTTATATAGCACCTGCTTCTTGAGTGTCTTCCAGGCCATCATCATTATTCTCACCATctctttttgggcacagttcaaAATGAGAACACCAAAGTGCATCATTGTATGTATTCTTCTTTGCTGGATTTTCAATCTATTCTTAAATATGGTTCTATTTCTATACCATGATAGTCCAAAGAACAGAACAGATAGTAAATATGGTTGCAACACTGAAGATAGATATctaaatgaatataataagaaTCAGGCTAAAATGGCACtcataatatgtatttataattatttgtttgtGTGTCTCATGCCTTTTTCTAGTGTCGACACAGTCTCAATCCTATACAAACACAAGAAGCATGTAAGTCATATTCACACTAATAGCCTCTCCACAAAAAAATCCCATGAAACTATAGCCAGCCAAGGTATCTTGATTCTAGTAAGCATCTTTGTTTGCTTTAAGGTATTCAGTCAAATTTTTGCTCTGTGTATGTTTTATTTCAATTACACACACAATTGGATGATACAtacctcaatc tttttttctctgtggtaTCCAGCAGTCAGCCCTCTTATTCTGATCAGCATTGATTCCCAGATCCCCAGAACTTGTGTTCACAGATAG
- the LOC141547402 gene encoding vomeronasal type-1 receptor 4-like, with product MLTFDEILGIAYLLLTIVGFVGNCKLFLNSFNFFTAHRTRSKNLIIIHLAFSNAMVLLFRGMPIATRLWRIRCVLDDTGIKIITYMQTLSRSLSLCSTCLLSVFQAIIISPIISNWAQLKMRAPKYIIQCILLCWISNLLLDVILFQYLDSLKNITENKYGCHTGFRNLDVYNKNHVIIITVLCVYDTLFMCLMTFSSSYMISILYIHKKNISYIHNNNLSTKISHETIATQAILLLVGIFVLLNVFSPIFVLFMFHFKCRNTWITHTSAFLSLWYPAVSPFILISIDNQIHRSCAY from the coding sequence ATGCTGACTTTTGATGAAATTCTGGGGATAGCATATCTACTACTAACTATAGTTGGATTCGTAGGGAATTGTAAACTCTTTCTaaacagctttaatttcttcactgcTCATAGAACAAGATCTAAAAACCTAATTATCATCCATTTGGCTTTTTCCAATGCCATGGTACTTCTCTTTAGGGGAATGCCTATTGCAACAAGACTTTGGAGGATTAGATGTGTTCTGGATGATACCGGGATTAAAATCATAACATACATGCAGACACTAAGCCGGAGCCTTTCCTTGTGCAGCACCTGCCTCTTGAGTGTCTTCCAGGCCATCATTATTAGTCCTATCATTTCCAATTGGGCACAGCTCAAAATGAGAGCACCAAAGTATATCATTCAATGCATTCTTCTTTGTTGGATCTCCAATCTACTATTAGATGTGATTCTGTTTCAATACCTTGATAGTCTAAAGAatataacagaaaataaatatggTTGCCACACAGGATTCAGAAATCTagatgtatataataaaaatcatgtaATAATTATAACAGTATTATGTGTTTATGATACTTTGTTTATGTGTCTCATGACCTTTTCTAGTTCCTACATGATCTCAATCCTAtatatacacaagaaaaatataagttatattcataataataacCTCTCCACAAAAATATCCCATGAAACTATAGCCACTCAAGCTATCTTGCTTCTTGTAGGTATCTTTGTTTTGTTGAATGTATTCAGTcccatttttgttctatttatgttCCATTTTAAATGCAGAAATACCTGGATAACACACACCTCAGCCTTTCTGTCCTTATGGTATCCTGCAGTCAGCCCTTTTATTCTTATCAGCATTGACAACCAGATCCACAGAAGTTGTGCTTATTGA